TCGAGCAGGCCCATCGCTATTCTCCGCTCCCCTCGTCCGCTCCCCGCATCTCGCCGAGGTGGCGCTTCGAGAGCACGATGGCTCCGATCATCGCCACGAGCAGCAGCATCGACGCCAGCTCGAACGGAATCAGGTAGTTGGTGTAGAGCACCCAGCCGAGCTGCTCGGTGTTGCCGGTTGCGAACGGCGTGTCGGAGCCGAGACCGCCCGACGCCGCCGACGCTCCCATCCCCCGATAGGCCACCACCACCGCGATGCCGACCAGCTCGGCCAGTACCGCGCCGGCCAGGATCAGGCCGGTACGGGCGGCGCGCCGCGGGTCGGAGTAGCGCTCCGGCTCCTTCTTCAGGTTGACGAGCATGACGACGAACAGGTAGAGAACGACGATCCCGCCGGCGTACACCAGCACCTGGATCACCGCCACGTACTCCGCCGCGAGCGTCACGTAGAGGACCCCCACGAGGAGGAAGTTCATCACCAGGAACAGCACGCTGTGGACCGCGCTCCGGGCGGAAACCACCCCGATCCCCAAGCCGAGAATCAACGCCGCGAGCAGCCAGAAGACCAGCGCGTCAGCCATCGTCTACAGCAGTACCTTCAGCACGCCGGTCACCACCAGGTTGGCGATCGCCACCGGGATCAGCACTTTCCAGCCGAGCGCCATCAACTGGTCGTAGCGGAAGCGCGGAAGCGTAGCCCGGATCCAGATGAAGACGTAGAGGGAAAGGAAGACTTTCCCGGTGAACCAGATCCAGGGGGGCACGAAGTCGAGGAAGGCCAGCGCCTCGATGCTGGGAAACGGCCGGAGCCAGCCCCCGAAGAACATGATGACCACGATCGCGGAGATGACGATGATGTTGGCGTATTCCGCCAGGAAGAAGAGCGCGAACCGCATCCCGCTGTACTCGGTGTGGAACCCGCCGGTCAGTTCCGTCTCCGCCTCCGGCAGGTCGAACGGCGCGCGGTTGGTCTCGGCGAGGCCGCCGATGAAGACCAGCACCAGGGCCACCGGCTGGATGAAGGCGAACCACAGCCCGCCGTCGCGCTGCGCCTCGACGATGTCGACGAGGTTGAGCGTGCCCGTGGTCAGGACCACGCTCACGAGCGTCATCACCACCGCGATCTCGTAGCTGATGAGCTGCGCCGAGGCCCGCAGGCTGGCCAGCAGCGGGTACTTGGAATTCGACGCCCAGCCGCCCAGGATGATCCCGTAGACGCCGATCGACGTCACCGCGATGATGAACAGCAGGCCGATGTTGACGTCACTGATGTAGTAGAGCGGGTCCGGCCCGAACGGCACCACCGAGAACACCACCAGCGCGGGCACCAGACTCAGGATCGGGGCCAGGGTGAAGACGTAGCGATCCACCTTCCGCGGGGTGATGTCCTCCTTGAGGATCAGCTTGATCGGGTCGGCGATCGCCTGCAGGATGCCGTACGGCCCGACGCGCATCGGACCGAGCCGCGACTGCGCCCAGGCGATCACCTTCCGCTCCATCAGCACCAGGAAGGTGACCGCGACCAGCACCGCGTTCAGCAGCACGGCGATCTTGAGCAACGGGACGACGACGCTCTCGAGGAAGTTCATGGCGTTCGCCGGGCGGCCAGCCGACCTACCGGTCCACCTCCCCCAGAACGATGTCGATGGTGCCGATCAGCGCCACGACGTCCGCGACCATGTGCCCCACCACCAGGCGCCGGAGCCCCTGCAGGTTGCAGAACGACGGCGGCCGGACGCGGAATCGGTACGGGTTGGTCGACTTCCCATCGCTCACGATGAAGTAACCCAACTCGCCCTTGGGCGATTCGATCGCGTGGTAG
The nucleotide sequence above comes from Acidobacteriota bacterium. Encoded proteins:
- a CDS encoding NADH-quinone oxidoreductase subunit J, producing the protein MADALVFWLLAALILGLGIGVVSARSAVHSVLFLVMNFLLVGVLYVTLAAEYVAVIQVLVYAGGIVVLYLFVVMLVNLKKEPERYSDPRRAARTGLILAGAVLAELVGIAVVVAYRGMGASAASGGLGSDTPFATGNTEQLGWVLYTNYLIPFELASMLLLVAMIGAIVLSKRHLGEMRGADEGSGE
- the nuoH gene encoding NADH-quinone oxidoreductase subunit NuoH is translated as MNFLESVVVPLLKIAVLLNAVLVAVTFLVLMERKVIAWAQSRLGPMRVGPYGILQAIADPIKLILKEDITPRKVDRYVFTLAPILSLVPALVVFSVVPFGPDPLYYISDVNIGLLFIIAVTSIGVYGIILGGWASNSKYPLLASLRASAQLISYEIAVVMTLVSVVLTTGTLNLVDIVEAQRDGGLWFAFIQPVALVLVFIGGLAETNRAPFDLPEAETELTGGFHTEYSGMRFALFFLAEYANIIVISAIVVIMFFGGWLRPFPSIEALAFLDFVPPWIWFTGKVFLSLYVFIWIRATLPRFRYDQLMALGWKVLIPVAIANLVVTGVLKVLL